A genome region from Anopheles stephensi strain Indian chromosome 2, UCI_ANSTEP_V1.0, whole genome shotgun sequence includes the following:
- the LOC118505027 gene encoding uncharacterized protein LOC118505027: protein MVLRAWGQSQNHDMASREKKARSVTADSPTPSLGSANSGSNSNISALAPTTPSGGNTASSATGGTDSAPTTPTSTRKGTATGAGNANPASVNVGGSGSSSTSTSTTRASLSRLKSKQQLLQLNSATGGDETGAAIEDTGVVDSIVTTPSRTTRGGGASREDSAGRDSPATFASSKDKDDTVTVPTVNAPKDVSKSPAIGARRGATSKAAAPVASTANARKNRVVTLKRTTLLKRKGKKIIGKPMLGRKVVARRQLVAAAKSTGTRGAVAAAVVVVKKEVISPSTSKEKEEELLSTPSLRNGKPRNSDSPVARRKSAAVLKQDSKSLESLTVGSSAIKLERRRSGSVSKCSDMTEDGDGAAGADIKRELFDFESRSKMLDKMAEAFNERKTGGGASPVVGGAKDDKAQTSGGTLRRSMRQRKSTARDKEDFLSPRGKAGSALDIKIEPAESLESLSVDGDGESVTVASVAAPLTIDTTETEVSIGTEQLHSDGAASSLGGASSSSSSGGGNAAGVTGEEEQVVGKDPSLSPGELVSEGVSEQSVKECYGEPAFLENNLGIEKDPKLGEIVQERFRCDKVSDDVDANAEEPKQEEKNAPEEEGGVASGKDDDDDGGGDVTKEDNVTQEEQEVPTSSATVKPIEVEDDVEMAEEGKKLESVEEQTPSDQEEGDILQEKLEIVSNDDKSEDELMEQDSGVVVTGELEQVNKNGSEEAKMDITEKEDEVVECAKEAEADVTIVLDEAEEVAEDALNIVETPAKKDPVVGEAKEEEKNESQPTVDEDMEQTSSTPEVALDAVEVVDANQTTEKESSAASSAIPTAATVTCKTNGESNGGINQQQSAPNQQTSRAVVAAAGQHKPPPATGVTTTPKATTTTPGGNGSSGKESKAKARTTKEKPKDDEKTREEKLRQEKLRVEEKVREEKQRAERLEAEKRLKEELLQKSRLENGLDEEGTKSGGSSPAASTVANKETKTELKTTTAAAALLSIGGLNLPAITIAITKKDNTSGGSSADEKESNGGSSGSVVGNAPKSDLEILPIKTDGTTGTLPAVVLLSKDEKPAKEGGAVAPSLADSAESRLRIISQSENAAAAVSVSEPKDSNKSLSIIKIETSNGSPVTVGSGSPTPATRNKKESSEERKTVLLDESDDAAKRKESHLKHLGLLTIQAASEEKQRRAEQKPTTSMSTDTLQDGGSTAGCGSVAGAGEGWLSSGTHQTGGGRSSTGGNKSSRSSKDEYTVSMKTVAKGSGGGGGARGEKRKQQRMPLKMTFQKGKGKGAVAAGGGGTTATGRDSSNGSGTSSNGSGYATDSGNNGDNTFYTAHINELDHHSSNSSDGHSHRESGAGRKAHSRSHTTDGVNPVETTSENVSSKEVIQKSLVIPEKASSFNVHPERLCWDQCNYCGGRFGLYDTPCHVAAIKSTERQQRILLATLPKITLDSCLCDACYRHVDRKANCPPQKKKSTTISQTSSVTNAASNSNTFSSSTQSTVSPLVLKVTTNKDGSTSIAAEQPAAVLVDDGSTAGGKAREVCAVRQCASHAMQSLRRKWMVKMKRKIGKQLDINLEQAAKSTAEYISICNKHYEQISHLMICAMCTKPLQRNHVYHLYNNVVQLERLIQEQGISLRLSSSELVVCKLCKYYANLLIKPPEAKTKGAQFVKDYNRRLYNYRQRAAEEQQQQQQQLQQEVDAMRSVEPTAAAAPRQRATLPVTDIVISDGDEDEEVVEEEEVEESPAPQQQPVVTAEARYQTFGNLFSIGDSSVSVRRRVSNRKSPDVSIVENNVASQMGELDEISIIPTTKSLTVLNQQQQQQQQASQDDNIDMTKVLKSNPNISMRELFPGEEELGIHVHIPFSSSSVRTPEGWTKVTSTMQYDDSTRALWEELQKPYGNQSSFLRHLILLEKYFRNGDLVLSPQAKTNATTYSEAVQSRLRSYDNIPSSVPTSPPALASLTPVTANAAPDKTSSIFQQFSSATITIVPANKIRPKTGTTTTSSALSMVGNASDVTPVSPPAPVSLLKSNNLHLTNSEQTTKNSLKRKLSHEGARTSGGGNISFSSSTASSPLNSSGSSVSKVVKLDEPKVPHSSPPELISINCKPSVTITSIPPGHTGPPSSATVTATTQKQLSLLNQSSQQSLLQPMTTALMAKKSPTATITNTPAANTNTGGNATREIIQMPEQLTEAERRESSTRPWRPTLLPISPGVSETLKSGPLYQTADGRLLPKLVQVMSGGKPYHISIEDYNRMCILRREKLLQQQHNMIQTANKRQSQLPQPKPPQQQHVTPVIPPVPALRLASTSVENTLLNNVPTTSGASGAAAKLVQFPNQLLEQNSLIPLYGGVGGGKMGGSSAPKSSSSSLTVTMTPTVHSAASKTAAPAVPPTMKPLSLPNSTTVFPMMISANTISLPSLYTSSSAATPFAGGSVTTHSSATSSTNNNNNNRPAPTAANCSSSLVLAQPTSVAATINPLDQLLKCGNLVTQAQLQEFVAAATAANGGGGGAQLDSSPDQLLSKIPKSLTVIPQQKQRSMSRVSSHEDQNSA from the exons ATGGTGTTGCGCGCGTGGGGCCAGTCTCAGAACCACGATATGGCATCCCGCGAAAAGAAGGCCCGCTCGGTGACCGCAGACTCTCCCACCCCATCCCTCGGCAGTGCAAACAGtggaagcaacagcaacatcagtgCCCTAGCTCCCACCACCCCAAGCGGCGGAAACACAGCATCTTCGGCGACCGGTGGAACCGATTCCGCCCCAACGACTCCAACGTCCACACGCAAAGGAACCGCCACCGGAGCAGGAAACGCAAACCCCGCCAGTGTTAACGTTGGgggcagtggcagcagcagcacgtcgaCCTCCACAACACGTGCATCCTTGAGCCGCTTGAAGTCCAAACAACAGCTGCTACAGCTGAACAGTGCCACCGGTGGCGATGAGACAGGAGCAGCGATAGAGGATACAGGTGTCGTTGACTCGATCGTAACCACTCCATCCCGCACGACACGTGGCGGTGGAGCGTCGAGGGAAGATTCCGCTGGCAGAGATTCGCCGGCAACGTTTGCCTCCTCGAAAGACAAAGATGACACCGTCACCGTACCGACGGTGAACGCGCCAAAGGACGTTAGCAAATCACCCGCAATTGGTGCACGGCGTGGGGCCACATCGAAGGCAGCAGCACCTGTTGCTTCCACCGCGAACGCGCGTAAAAATCGCGTCGTCACCCTGAAGCGCACCACGCTGCTCAAGCGCAAAGGGAAAAAGATTATCGGTAAACCAATGTTGGGCAGGAAGGTGGTCGCACGCCGGCAGCTGGTGGCGGCCGCAAAATCTACCGGTACACGTGGTGCGGTTGCGGCGGCCGTAGTGGTTGTCAAAAAGGAAGTCATCTCACCGTCGACCTCCAAGGAGAAGGAGGAAGAGCTGCTTAGTACGCCTAGCTTGCGTAACGGTAAGCCACGCAACTCGGACAGTCCGGTGGCTAGGCGCAAGTCAGCGGCAGTACTGAAGCAGGACAGCAAATCGCTCGAAAGTTTAACCGTTGGCTCGTCTGCGATCAAGCTGGAACGAAGACGGTCTGGGTCGGTTTCCAAATGTTCCGACATGACGGAAGATGGTGATGGCGCTGCTGGTGCGGACATCAAGCGGGAGCTTTTCGATTTCGAATCACGCAGCAAAATGTTGGACAAGATGGCCGAGGCGTTTAATGAGCGTAAaaccggtggtggtgcatcGCCGGTGGTTGGCGGTGCGAAGGATGATAAGGCTCAAACGTCCGGTGGTACGCTGCGGCGAAGTATGCGCCAGCGGAAGAGTACCGCGCGCGACAAGGAGGATTTCCTGTCACCTCGCGGGAAGGCGGGCAGTGCGTTGGACATCAAGATTGAACCGGCCGAATCGCTTGAATCGCTGTCGGTCGATGGAGACGGCGAGTCGGTGACGGTGGCTTCGGTGGCCGCTCCGCTCACGATCGACACAACGGAGACGGAAGTGTCGATCGGTACCGAACAGTTGCACAGTGACGGAGCGGCCAGCAGTTTGGGTGGcgctagtagtagtagtagtagcggtGGTGGTAATGCAGCTGGTGTTACCGGCGAGGAGGAGCAGGTCGTGGGAAAGGATCCGTCCCTCAGTCCGGGCGAACTGGTCAGCGAGGGAGTGTCGGAGCAGAGCGTGAAGGAGTGCTACGGTGAACCCGCCTTCCTGGAGAACAATCTGGGCATCGAGAAGGATCCGAAGTTGGGCGAAATCGTGCAGGAACGCTTCCGGTGCGACAAGGTTAGTGATGATGTGGACGCAAACGCGGAAGAACCGAAGCAGGAGGAGAAGAATGCTCCGGAGGAGGAGGGTGGTGTCGCTAGTGGCaaagacgatgatgatgatggtggtggtgatgtgaCGAAAGAGGACAATGTTACTCAGGAGGAACAGGAAGTGCCGACCAGTAGTGCTACGGTCAAACCGATTGAGGTAGAGGATGATGTGGAAATGGCAGAGGAGGGGAAGAAGCTGGAGAGCGTAGAGGAGCAGACGCCTAGTGATCAGGAGGAGGGTGATATACTGCAGGAGAAGTTGGAAATTGTAAGTAACGATGACAAATCGGAGGACGAACTTATGGAGCAGGACAGTGGTGTGGTGGTCACGGGTGAGCTAGAACAGGTTAACAAGAACGGTAGTGAGGAAGCGAAAATGGACATTACGGAAAAGGAAGACGAGGTGGTTGAGTGTGCAAAAGAAGCCGAGGCGGATGTTACAATAGTTCTGGATGAAGCTGAGGAAGTAGCGGAAGACGCGCTAAACATTGTCGAAACTCCCGCAAAGAAGGACCCTGTGGTGGGGGAAGCAAAGGAGGAGGAGAAAAATGAATCCCAACCGACGGTAGATGAAGATATGGAACAAACTTCTTCCACCCCTGAGGTGGCCCTCGACGCCGTTGAAGTGGTCGACGCGAACCAAACAACGGAAAAGGAGTCGTCGGCCGCGTCCTCCGCTATTCCCACCGCTGCCACCGTGACCTGCAAAACGAATGGCGAAAGCAATGGTGGCATCAACCAGCAACAATCAGCACCCAATCAACAAACATCACGGgcggtggtagcagcagcaggtcaGCATAAGCCACCACCGGCCACCGGTGTGACGACGACTCCCAAAGCCACCACAACAACCCCCGGCGGCAATGGCAGCAGTGGTAAAGAATCGAAAGCGAAAGCCCGCACCACGAAGGAGAAACCGAAGGACGATGAAAAGACACGCGAGGAAAAGCTTCGACAGGAGAAGCTCCGGGTGGAGGAGAAGGTACGCGAGGAGAAGCAGCGCGCGGAACGGCTCGAAGCCGAAAAGAGACTGAAGGAGGAACTGTTGCAGAAATCCCGCCTTGAGAATGGTCTGGATGAGGAAGGCACTAAGAGTGGTGGCAGCAGCCCAGCGGCATCAACTGTTGCCAATAAAGAAACCAAGACTGAGCtgaagacgacgacggcggcagcagcactcCTATCGATTGGGGGATTAAATCTCCCAGCGATCACAATCGCCATCACAAAGAAGGATAATACAAGTGGTGGCAGTTCGGCggatgagaaagaatcgaacGGCGGCAGCAGTGGCTCGGTCGTGGGCAATGCTCCCAAGTCTGACCTCGAGATACTGCCGATCAAGACGGATGGCACGACCGGAACACTGCCAGCCGTGGTGCTCCTGTCGAAGGACGAAAAACCAGCCAAGGAAGGCGGTGCGGTCGCTCCCTCGTTGGCGGATTCGGCCGAGTCACGGTTGCGGATTATCTCGCAGAGTGAGAACGCAGCCGCTGCCGTCTCCGTGAGCGAACCGAAGGACAGCAACAAGTCGTTGAGCATAATCAAAATTGAAACTAGCAACGGGTCACCGGTGACCGTTGGAAGTGGTTCTCCTACGCCCGCCACCAGAAACAAGAAGGAATCGTCGGAAGAGCGGAAAACGGTCCTGCTGGATGAATCGGATGACGCGGCAAAACGGAAGGAATCCCATCTGAAGCACCTGGGGCTACTGACGATTCAGGCCGCATCGGAAGAGAAGCAGCGCCGGGCCGAACAGAAGCCAACGACTTCGATGTCCACCGACACCCTGCAGGACGGTGGTTCAACTGCTGGGTGCGGGTCCGTAGCTGGAGCCGGCGAAGGTTGGCTATCATCCGGCACGCATCAAACGGGCGGTGGACGTTCCAGTACCGGTGGCAATAAATCATCTCGCAGCTCGAAGGACGAATACACGGTGTCGATGAAAACCGTGGCGAAGGGCagcggaggtggtggtggagcaCGGGGCGAGAAACGCAAGCAGCAACGGATGCCGCTGAAGATGACGTTCCAGAAGGGCAAAGGGAAGGGAGCCGTGGCggctggtggcggtggtacGACGGCAACGGGCCGTGACTCGTCGAATGGTTCCGGGACGTCCAGCAACGGCAGTGGATACGCTACGGACTCGGGCAACAACGGTGACAACACGTTCTACACCGCGCACATTAACGAG CTGGACCATCACTCGTCCAACTCATCCGATGGACATTCGCACCGTGAGTCGGGTGCTGGCCGGAAGGCGCACAGTCGTTCCCACACTACCG ATGGTGTTAATCCAGTAGAAACGACTAGCGAAAACGTTTCCTCGAAGGAGGTGATCCAGAAATCGCTCGTGATCCCGGAGAAAGCTTCCTCCTTCAATGTGCACCCGGAGCGGCTCTGCTGGGACCAGTGCAACTACTGTGGCGGCAGGTTTGGACTGTACGACACACCTTGCCACGTTGCCGCCATTAAATCCACCGAGCGGCAGCAACGAATTCTGCTCG ctaccTTGCCCAAGATTACGCTTGACAGTTGCCTGTGCGATGCCTGCTACCGGCACGTCGATCGCAAAGCAAACTGCCCGCcgcagaagaagaaatccACCACCATATCGCAGACGAGCTCGGTGACGAACGCCGCTAGTAACAGCAAcaccttcagcagcagcacccaaTCGACCGTATCGCCGCTAGTACTTAAGGTTACGACCAACAAGGACGGTTCGACGAGCATCGCCGCCGAACAGCCGGCAGCCGTACTGGTGGACGATGGTTCAACGGCGGGCGGCAAGGCGCGCGAGGTATGTGCCGTGCGCCAGTGTGCGTCTCACGCGATGCAATCGTTGCGCCGCAAGTGGATGGTGAAGATGAAGCGCAAAATTGGCAAACAGCTGGACATCAATCTCGAGCAGGCGGCCAAGTCGACCGCCGAATACATCTCCATCTGCAACAAGCACTACGAGCAGATAAGCCACCTGATGATATGCGCCATGTGCACGAAACCGCTCCAACGGAACCATGTGTACCATCTGTACAAT AACGTCGTACAGCTGGAGCGCTTGATACAGGAGCAGGGCATTTCGCTGAGGCTGAGCAGCTCGGAGCTGGTCGTGTGTAAATTATGTAAATATTATGCTAATTTATTGATTAAGCCCCcggaagcgaaaacaaaagggGCCCAATTCGTTAAGGACTACAATCGAAG ATTGTACAACTATCGCCAACGAGCGGCagaagagcagcagcaacagcagcaacaactacAGCAAGAAGTTGATGCAATGCGCAGCGTCGAACcgacggctgctgctgcaccccGACAACGCGCCACACTTCCTGTCACAGACATCGTCATTTCGGATGGTGACGAAGACGAGGAAGTGGTAGAGGAGGAGGAAGTGGAGGAGAGTCCcgcaccgcagcagcagccggtcgTAACGGCCGAGGCACGGTACCAAACGTTTGGCAATTTGTTCTCCATCGGTGACAGTTCCGTGTCGGTGAGGCGACGCGTCAGCAACCGGAAGTCGCCCGATGTGTCGATTGTGGAGAACAATGTGGCGTCGCAGATGGGTGAGCTGGACGAGATTAGCATTATACCGACGACCAAGTCGCTGACCGTGctgaaccagcagcagcagcagcagcagcaggcatcGCAAGACGATAACATCGACATGACGAAGGTGCTCAAATCGAACCCAAACATTTCGATGCGTGAACTGTTCCCGGGCGAGGAGGAGCTGGGCATACACGTGCACATTCCATTCAGCTCTTCCTCGGTGCGAACGCCCGAGGGCTGGACGAAGGTAACGTCCACGATGCAGTACGACGACAGTACGCGCGCACTGTGGGAAGAGCTGCAAAAACCGTACGGCAATCAGTCGAGCTTTTTGCGCCATCTGATCCTGCTGGAGAAGTACTTCCGGAACGGTGATTTGGTCCTGTCGCCACAGGCGAAAACTAACGCAACGACCTACTCCGAAGCGGTACAGAGCCGGTTGCGCTCGTACGATAATATACCGTCGTCGGTTCCTACCTCACCACCGGCATTGGCTTCGCTGACGCCGGTCACCGCGAACGCGGCACCGGATAAGACGAGCAGCATATTTCAGCAGTTTAGCAGTGCTACTATTACTATCGTTCCTGCTAACAAGATTCGCCCTAAGACGGGTACAACCACCACCTCCTCTGCTCTCTCGATGGTTGGCAACGCATCGGACGTTACTCCCGTTTCGCCACCGGCTCCCGTCAGCTTGCTGAAATCGAATAATCTACACCTAACCAACAGCGAGCAGACGACGAAAAACAGTCTCAAGCGGAAGCTGTCGCACGAAGGTGCACGAACGTCCGGCGGAGGAAACATTTCGTTCAGTTCCAGCACGGCTTCCTCACCGCTGAACAGCAGTGGTTCGAGTGTGTCGAAGGTGGTCAAGCTGGACGAACCCAAGGTGCCGCACTCGTCCCCACCAGAGCTTATCAGCATCAACTGCAAGCCGAGCGTAACCATCACCAGCATTCCGCCGGGACACACCGGACCTCCATCGTCCGCAACAGTAACAGCAACCACGCAGAAACAGTTGTCACTGTTGAATCAATCCTCCCAACAATCGTTGCTGCAGCCGATGACGACGGCACTGATGGCGAAGAAATCTCCCACGGCCACCATTACCAACACACCCGCCGCCAACACCAACACGGGTGGAAATGCAACGCGAGAAATCATCCAAATGCCGGAACAACTCACCGAAGCAGAACGCCGGGAATCATCCACGCGTCCCTGGCGACCAACACTGCTCCCGATATCACCCGGCGTGTCGGAAACGCTTAAATCCGGCCCACTGTACCAAACGGCTGACGGACGACTCCTTCCCAAGCTGGTGCAGGTCATGTCCGGTGGCAAACCATATCACATCTCGATCGAAGACTACAACCGTATGTGCATCCTGCGGCGCGAAAAGCTGCTccaacagcaacacaacaTGATCCAGACGGCTAACAAACGGCAATCGCAGCTACCCCAACCGAAACcgccccagcagcagcacgtcacGCCCGTCATACCGCCCGTGCCAGCGCTACGATTAGCCAGCACGTCGGTGGAAAACACCCTGCTCAACAATGTGCCCACCACATCCGGAGCTAGCGGCGCCGCCGCCAAGCTGGTACAGTTCCCTAACCAGCTGTTGGAGCAAAACTCACTCATACCGCTTTACGGTGGTGTTGGCGGCGGCAAGATGGGAGGAAGTTCGGCTccgaaaagcagcagcagcagcctcacAGTAACCATGACGCCAACGGTTCACAGCGCCGCCAGCAAGACCGCAGCACCGGCGGTCCCACCGACGATGAAGCCACTCTCCCTGCCCAACAGCACCACCGTCTTCCCGATGATGATATCCGCCAACACGATCTCCCTGCCCTCGCTCTACACATCCTCCTCCGCTGCCACGCCGTTTGCCGGCGGCAGTGTGACGACACACAGCTCGGCCACATcctccaccaacaacaacaacaacaacagaccTGCTCCCACGGCGGCAAACTGCTCCTCCTCCCTTGTGCTAGCGCAACCGACCAGCGTCGCGGCGACGATCAATCCGCTGGATCAGCTGCTGAAGTGTGGCAATCTGGTGACGCAGGCGCAGCTGCAGGAGTTTGTGGCCGCGGCGACGGCCGCGAACggaggtggcggtggtgccCAGCTGGACAGTTCGCCCGACCAGCTGCTGTCGAAGATACCAAAATCGCTAACTGTGATACCACAACAGAAACAAAGATCAATGTCACGCGTTTCCTCGCATGAGGACCAAAACAGTGCctag